The genomic window agtatgtGAGAAGTAACTGAACATTTCACAGTTAACAATCTCTCCACGAACTTCAATTCATAAGATGTAAATACACATtaataacttgaaaaaaatcatcacaAAAACCCTAAGCTAAATCAAACATAATTCTATGCTGAAAATGCAGAAGTGCAAATTATTTAGACTGCCAcaatattttaactttcttttcatgttcccactttttaagaattaaaacacAACAGGCAGTAACTGgataataattttaacatttaataagaGGAAGAATAGttactttaattttactttctctttaacAGAAAAATTATGAATACCTGAGAAacttttaataaagaaatgtttaaagctAGACACATGCACTTCATTTATCAATGGGAGATTACCAACTGAGTATATATGAATTTAAAGCCTGGTGAGCTTAATATTtacaaacatacaaatataatgaatttaaattaagatgCATCTCCATCACCTATTGCTACAAAATCATATAGGACCATAAACTATATATTTATGCTAGATCACAATATATAATAATACGCTGTTTTCTATAACATACAAATACTTTAGAGATATCATTTGAGGTAtacttctttcaaaaaatattataattattatgatatttgccttcattcatttcttcagtcatttattcaaaaatcTGACCTTATATTTACTGCTTCTTAAACCATCGAATTTAcacttttaaaagacataaatgaTGGGACTTCAACCAGATACCAAGCATATAGCAACAAAAGAAGTGACACATTGACTTAGttttggaatatttaaaatagattatcaaataaatttaaaaaaaacttttcctttaaatttatatacataaccCTTATATCTAGTGGCTTCTTTATGGAGTGGAAGAAGAATCATTACTACTTATCAAATATTTCATGTGAAAATAAAAGCTTAGAAAGAGTTTTCTGGTCTAAATAGAATGGCCAACTATTTGCaagtacaggaagaaaaaaaaaactgaatatctCAATCAGAACACTCACTTATTTTCAGGTTAGTTCACAGCAGAACTATGTTTAGTTGGTACAGTAAAGATCCTTGGTCTTTATTATAGtaatgtgaaattaaaattcaCGTAAATTAACTCTAATAAATAGCAAACTAGgttctatgtttttaaaacaccaaaCTTAAAAGAGTTTGTATCATACTCAATGACTGaacaatattttacatttgagaACCATAACTTCTAAAAGTACTACATAATTTCAGATACTAGAAATTATCAAAAGCTGGCGCCCTTTACTATTATACTTTTGGAAATTTGCTCCAATTCCCACCTACTTGCTCCTCCTAGTGGCTGCTGCTAGAATAGTACTTTCATTCATACATGTCTAACCCTTTcaatcaatattttccaaatacttCATACGATACACGTGAATTTTCCTGTAATTATTCAATTATATGAGGACTTCCATGTAAATGCCATTTCCCCAAGATAATTAAGTTTCATGTCAAGGTTAAGCAAATTTGGCATTAAGCTTGAATCTCTTAATACCATAGGCCACACAAACAGATATACAggcacagaattttaaataaacgTTACTACATTAAATTTAACTGActagttttcttttgtgtaagaaataattttcattaaaaaaatattgaaaaaattaaaattagttagCCCCCTTCTCaacaagttttttttctctttaaacagaAATCAAGTTACAGCTCCTTTCACCCACCTCTACCCTCATATCTTGATCCAGAAAAACTAAGAAccaaaaaacatgaacaaatttGTGCTATGTACTGAAAAATCTTGTTCAAAGATAACACCACCAGTTTTTAATATGTAGCATCATGAACCTCCTATACTGACATctcataatctttttaaaaatctagggtTCTAAGTATCATGCTACCAGAAGTCCTAAAAATGTACAAATTCTCTGCACACAAATGTAGAACACAGCAAAATTCAAGAatcttttaaaaggcattttgtaaaatttaagattttaaacagCTGGCTATGACAGTACCTAGTGCCTATATTTTGTAAGAAATCTGAAAGGACTGTTCAAAGTAGTTTTTTGTTTAATTCTAACATGGAGACTCAACTGAGATATTTGATAGTGTTCTGCCAAGGCTAAAGATAATTAAAGGATaattgctatattttaaaaatcaatcttaaGTCTAAGAAAGGACTATGATTTAAATACCTCATCTTTGAAGTGGAAGGTTAAAATCAGAAAGagtatttgaaaatgttcatcatttacTAATGTCTTAAAATCCTCTACTGAAGTTACTGGAccctgaaaattaattttgacaGGTGCATCTTCTCATTGACTTTCTCAACACAGTAGGGGCCAGTGGAAACATGCCAAGCAGTGTACTGTGACTAACGGAACTCTGCCATAATCAACCTTGCACCGTCTGTCCCACAACTGATACATGACCATTTTACAAAAAAGGCCACTGACTGTGTACCATACCACCAATGGTATGTCAAATCAATTTTAATTAATGCCAATAAATTTTCCATCTGCTCTCAGGCCTTCTTACATGGTCTCTCTCAGGAATCTAGTAACATTCTTCTCCTCTACTagcatacaattttttttttttttccgacaTACAACTTTTAAATCTTTAACTCAGGTCAAAAGTACAAATGACAGAGCTACTCAGACAATGAAATAACTGAAGAAAATTAATCCATCACTTCTCTCTTTGAAGTGCTCGTCCTGTCCTCAGTGATGTTATGTTACCAAGGGTAAGCAAATTATATAAACTTCATTCCTGGGTTATCGTATTTTCACAACTTACAAAATTCCTATTTGCCCTAATATTATTAACATCTGAAGTCTCTTTTTAGGCAGTTCTGTAAATATTTagcattttgtaaatttttatgtttcatcTTTACAGAATGACTGCATGGGAGACAACGTGgctgaatttaaaaatgattaccaAAGAATAGAACTGATTCAGGAGAAGGAAACATTTTCCGCCACCAGTAGTATCTCATATcccattactggatatttacaaCATGCTTCAGTGGAGGAGAAGACACTGCTGCTTTGCAAAGATGAGCTGGAATGCCAAGAGGTCTCTGTTCCGTACCCATCTTATTGGTGTACTTTCTCTAGTGTTCCTTTttgctatgtttttgtttttcaatcatCATGACTGGCTGCCAGGCAAAGCTGGATTTAAAGAAAACCCTGTGACATATACTTTCCGAGGATTTCGCTCTACAAAAAGTGAGACAAACCACAGTTCTCTCCGGAACATTTGGAAAGAAACAGTCCCTCACACTCTGAGGCCTCAAACAGCAACTAACTCCAATAACACAGACCTGTCGCCACAAGGAGTTACAGGGCTGGAGAATACACTTAGTGCCAATGGAAGTATTTACAATGAAAAAGGTATCGGACATCCAAATTCTTaccatttcaaatatattatcaaTGAACCTGAAAAATGCCAGGAGAAAAGCCCTTTTTTAATACTGCTAATAGCTGCAGAACCTGGACAAATAGAAGCTAGAAGAGCTATTCGGCAAACGTGGGGCAATGAAAGTCTAGCACCTGGTATCCAAATCACACGAATTTTTTTGTTGGGCGTAAGTATTAAGTTAAATGGCTACCTTCAACGTGCAATACTGGAAGAAAGCAGACAATATCATGATATAATTCAACAGGAATATTTAGATACATACTACAATTTGACAATTAAAACACTTATGGGCATGAATTGGGTTGCAACCTACTGTCCACATATTCCATACGTTATGAAAACTGACAGTGACATGTTTGTCAACACtgaatatttaatacataagTTATTGAAGCCAGACCTGCCTCCCAGACATAACTATTTTACTGGTTACCTAATGAGAGGATATGCACCCAATCGGAACAAAGATAGCAAGTGGTACATGCCACCAGACCTCTACCCAAGTGAACGCTACCCTGTCTTTTGTTCTGGGACTGGTTATGTTTTTTCTGGAGATCTGGCAGAGAAGATATTTAAAGTTTCTTTAAGTATCCGTCGTTTGCACTTAGAAGATGTTTATGTAGGGATCTGTCTTGCCAAGTTGAGAATTGATCCTGTGCCCCCTCCCAATGAGTTTGTGTTCAATCACTGGCGAGTTTCTTATTCAAGCTGTAAATACAGCCACCTAATTACCTCTCATCAGTTCCAGCCTAGTGAACTGATAAAATACTGGAACCACTTACAACAAAATAAGCACAACGCTTGTGCCAACGCAGCAAAAGAAAAGGCAGGCAGGTATCGCCACCGTAAATTACACTagagaagacaatttttttttcaaatgtgcaaTCTGTAAAATATTGCTAAAAGCATGTATGTTAAAACTGATTACATCCATAGGACAAGTTTTAGTTAAAACTCATCACATAAAggaattcaaaaattatttttttaatttctgaaggtAATACAAAAATACAACATTATGTAACAGAAAGGTATCCCAaaagaatctatttaaaaaaactgtataaaGGGATTCTGTGTATTAACATGCAATAACAAGCATGCATACATCAATGGTTCGAGGCTTATGTTAAGGGCCAATAAgatgtatttgcatatatttttcacacaaattttaatttaagaaatggaGACAGTCAAAAGACCCTTcattttagaattagtttttcattttaacatataattaaatgtaaataaaacattactgTCAATCTTAAGGAAACTTCGTAATTGTGCAAAGGACAAATTTTCTGACCTGACTATTCTAGGGTTCTAAAACTATATTCTACGCAATAAGATTTAGTTGCATTATTCCATAAAACACATTTATGAAATTCAGATGTTTCGTCAATGCAATTCTCATCTAAGTatctaccttttaaaaacaactgacacattcattttcttttattagtacATATATCGGGGGAAATTATTTTGACATGATgtgataaaatgtgaaaaatcaatGTGTCTCAGGCTCaagtttttataagaaaaaaaaaaaaaaaagtaaatgtttcaaAATAGTTTGTTTCCTGGTTGGTGTTAAGGGCCAAGCTAGCATTTCAATGAGTTATTGTATTAGATCAGTTACTGCACTCTTAAGGAGTACTACCACTTAACTTCAAGGATATCTGTAAAAATATATCATGTTCCTCTAACGGAAGCAAAAGTAATTACAGGCAAAAAGAGAATGTACTGTTGAAAAAAGATACAGGATAGAGTGCAGCAGCAGTTTCGTTCGAAAAGATACAGGATAGAGTGCAGCAGCAGTTTCGTTCGATACATTTTTAAGATGCAAATCTGCCAAACTGCAACATATGGGAAGTTTATTTCCTGACAGCAGGTGTACACATGCCACCACTTAATCATTTTATGGCACCTACTTCTTTCTCAGAGTGCCAAGTTTACAAACCTGCAGTTTTTAATTTGGTAGATGACAATGATTCTGCGTCACCAATTTCAAACCTTTtttggggagggatgggggaaaacTACAAATGTTTGATGAACACTTGATGCTAGGATGACAATGTATACAATGCACTTTTAccaagtttttaataaaaaaaaaaggtaaatgaagaAATCTTTACTGAGTGTTACAGtacaaataattttgtttggctccattacaaattttaaaaccaagaaatagTAACCTACTAAgtttaaaagtgtttttatttcataaaagtaCATAAAACTTAATCTTAATCTAATGAAGATATTACTCATCCTAATTCCAATGACAACCATTTTTATCCTTGATTCTATTCTAAAGAGATATTGTACCTaaacagaatttttataattgttaaagTTCGGACTCACATAAACTATTTAAGTACTTACCATTTAATATGTTGAATTCTATttatactgaatttatttatctccCATTTTCAATTTAGTAATCTAAGTATCTCCCATTTTCAATTTTAgtaattaaattttcaatttaaaatctaAGTATTCTATTCTGCATAGAATAATTTTGAAAGCTAAGCTATATAATACCCCCAGCTCTTGGTTAAgttcatttttcacttaatttattCTATAAGATTATAAAAAGACTAAAATTACTAAATGCCAAAGTTACCAAATAAAAGTCACACATAAGAGGGCAATTCCAAATCAGATAAGTAAATCTGATGAGAGACAAAAGTAACTCTTCCATCAATGTAGagtaattcatttatatttcaaaagttaGAAAAGGGGGCGAaagtatatgtgtatgcatgtatgcatgcACAGGTACACACCCAGAAACAGAACCCAAGCACTTCTTGCCTAAATTATGATTACAGACTAGGA from Lutra lutra chromosome 15, mLutLut1.2, whole genome shotgun sequence includes these protein-coding regions:
- the B3GALT2 gene encoding beta-1,3-galactosyltransferase 2; translation: MLQWRRRHCCFAKMSWNAKRSLFRTHLIGVLSLVFLFAMFLFFNHHDWLPGKAGFKENPVTYTFRGFRSTKSETNHSSLRNIWKETVPHTLRPQTATNSNNTDLSPQGVTGLENTLSANGSIYNEKGIGHPNSYHFKYIINEPEKCQEKSPFLILLIAAEPGQIEARRAIRQTWGNESLAPGIQITRIFLLGVSIKLNGYLQRAILEESRQYHDIIQQEYLDTYYNLTIKTLMGMNWVATYCPHIPYVMKTDSDMFVNTEYLIHKLLKPDLPPRHNYFTGYLMRGYAPNRNKDSKWYMPPDLYPSERYPVFCSGTGYVFSGDLAEKIFKVSLSIRRLHLEDVYVGICLAKLRIDPVPPPNEFVFNHWRVSYSSCKYSHLITSHQFQPSELIKYWNHLQQNKHNACANAAKEKAGRYRHRKLH